AATTGACGTTGCTGTCGGGACCATGCGACTGTCTGTCTCCCCAATTCAGCGTGAGTTCCCTGGGGCCCACAGCCACTTCATTAAGCCAAAGGAAAGGCGCGATAAAGGATTGTTGAAAGAGTAAAAGACTGAGTAAGGGCCAGTGGAAATTGTCCAGATGAAACCCGTAAGAGCCAATGGTCATTTTTGTCACTAAATACTATTGTATTTAGTAAGCTTAACACTAAAAATTTGATTTGCAGTTATCGCGAACAATTCTGCAAAGTACATATAAGCAACGCTGttctacaccccccccccttttttccttccaagacagggttactctgtgaacaattctggctgtcctggaactcactttgtagaccaggctggccttgaactcacagagatccgcctgcctctgcctcctgagtgctgggattaaaggcgtgcaccaccactgcccggcttcccaCCCGATTTGTAAAACCAGTGCAATAGGATCCAGCTTAAGAGGCGTGCACACGCAGGTTCCAGGGCTGTGGGGTAATGCTCTCCTTCCACTGCCTGTTGGGTAGAGGCTTATAAATCCATGGGACTAGGCTCAGCTCCGCCCCTGCTGTGTGACTGGAAGTCTACAGGAAAATGGAGCCAAGTTGATTCAAGACTGTGGGATAAAGTTCTCGAGGCTGGGAAGTTGGAACTCGGGCTCGGATCCTAGTCTTGCACCTAATCTCTCACTTAACTACCTCTCAAATCCTTTGTGGTGTTAGAAATAAGTTCtgggacacaaagaaagagaccacTTCAACTGAAGTTTCTGGACAAGGCAGACTTTGTGCTGGGAAGAGCGGAACACAGAGTCAAGAAATGCACTTGGTTTTTTTCTAACCCAGGTGGACCGTCGTTTCCACCTTGGCTGGAGTCTGACCTACAATATTCTTCATTGGCtggactttttgttgttttgaaacaaggtctattatgtagccctggctgccctggaactcactctagacctggctggcctggaattcaactcacaaagacccacctgcctctgcctcccaaatgctgagatcaaaggcgtgcaccactacaccctAGTTTTACAAGGATTGGCCCACCGGGAActaaggaggaaggagaaaagggttaCTGATCCCAGACCATTGACTTCTTGGAATACAGTCATGGGACTTTCAGTAAACAAAGGGTTTACtggaggtggagggtgggagTAGTAAAAGGTTGCCAAAAAGTCTTACAAGTACAGGGAGATGAAAAGATCTGAATTCCAGGCCGGGTGATGaggtagtagcacacgcctttaatctcagcagaggtgagcagatctctgagtttgaagccaacctgttCTACctactgagttctaggacagctagggctcgcctagtgaaagcctgtctcaaatcAAGGGTGggaagctcagtggttaagcactgctgttcttgcagacctgggttcaattcctagcactcacatgatagctcacaaccatcctaacTCCGGTATGGGGATTTGACGCCCTCTTCTGCCCCCTAGGAACACCATGTACAAACACGGTACACCTGCGTTCAAgaaaaacacccatccacataaaataaaaataataaatcttagcCAGGTgttgctggcacacacctttaatcccggcacttcggaggcagaggcaagtgatctctgtgagtttgaagccagcctggtctacagagtgagttccaggacagccaggggtacacaatgaaaccctgtcacaaacaaacaaaaatcctaagaATTCCTTGCCCTGGATGCCAGTTTTATACTGTTTGATAGAAAAGACTATTACTAAATATTTCTTTCAGTGGCACACTGGATTTGAGCCAAAAGTGGGAGACATGACCAGCTCCAGACAGTTAACAGTCACACACTTGATGGAACCTTTGGCCAAAGCTCTGCTTAGGGAACAGTAGTGGGATGGACACCAATTGCCTCTGTGCTTAGGGGGACAGAATCCAGATGGTATTTGGTCACTGTTTTACAGATACTGCAGCTGCATCACCTCTCGGAAGGCCAGACTAGCTTGCATTCCTGAGGTGTCCTGTTTGCAAGCATCTCCTTGGGTTGCAGCCTTGACCTCCCATCCTGTAGCCCAAGCGCCAGCCAGGTGGCCACCCACAGAGGGCTCAGCGTGAACATGGCCAAGGAACGGCATGGGACCTGGTTTGGCTTTGGTTTCTGTGGCTTTGGGCAAGTGCTGGGCTCTGGGAATGGGCGCCATTCGGTGTACAGTCCTGAACCACTTTGTGCCGGTGATGACGTTTGCCGAGTGAGTCCGAGCTGGAGCTACACCGCCCTGGTGTCCCGTGAGTACCCTCACAACCCCAGCTCCGGGCCTGTCCCCTGTACACCTGCCTAGCCATTCTTAACATGCCCACCCAGAAATATCCTACACCCTTCCCCAGGTCCTTGGCACGTGTCCCATGCCACTCTCTACCCGTGCAGGTGGCGGCCGGGTGGAGCTGTCGGGTTCCGTGAGCGCCTCAGCAAGTGGCTGTAGGGACGCATGGGCTTCAGAGGAACTCCTGGTGGTGCTGCGTGAGGATGAGGAGGGCGGGTCCGGCACAGAGCTGCAGGCCTGGACTCCAGGCTCGGCACTGCAGGGGGAGCCCCTCTGGGTCCAGAACCTGGTTTCTGGTGCAGAGGACCAAGGGGAAGATGAACCCAGCAGTGAGGCTAGGGCGGGCACCCTGCCACTGCTGCCCGGTGCCCATGCCTATGTGAACCGGCAGCCCCCCTTCTACCAGCCTCTGGCCCCAGAGCTGCAGGTGCGCCAGCTGGAGTTGGGTGCCGAGCACGTGCTGCTGCTGTGCGAAGCTGGCCAGGTGTTCTCCTGGGGTGGAGGCAGGTGAGGACCAGCTGTGCGTGTGGTTAGGTGACGCTCGGGGAGGTGGCCTCTTGAATGTACCTGTAGCTGATCAGGGACTCCCGTGATCAGGCATGGACAGTTGGGCCACGGGACGCTGGAGGCGGAGCCGGAGCCAAGGCTGCTGGAAGCACTACAAGGCTTGCGGATGGCCGAGGTGGCCGCAGGTGGCTGGCACTCCGTGTGTGTGAGTGGTGAGTGACCTGGGACTCCTCCAACAAGCTGGCGATCTTGGCCAGTCCTTCCTCctgttctggtttttgttttgtttatgggtAGTCTAGCGCAGGCCTCATTCCAAGCGCAACCCAGCCGAGTCGTTGCTGACTCTTCAGTATCTGCAGATTTAGCCCGTTGTCTCCACCACCCTCTTATACCTTGACTGCTGTAGTTGTTACCTTTCTGTTACTGGGCTCTCCACCACACCCGTCCATCTGCTAGCTACCAAGGCTGCTTTCTAAAATACTCCAGAAGGGAAGCACACTTATCCAGGGGAACTGCTAAGAGACAGCTGAGCCAGAAAGAATGGAGAGGGCTGCAGATGCGCAGGTAGCCATGACGGTGTGACGCTGTGTGGGTCCACTATGGTGGTACTGCCATTTCCTGGGCTTTTGGGGCGGAGAGAGTATAGATAagctgctggttttttttttttttaaaaagatgggtGGAATGTCTGTGCAGGtgtccagagaggccagaagagggcactgggtcccctggagctggagttacaagcagctaTTCACTGCCATGTGcgagctgggaactgaatccagattctctggaagagcagccagtgttcttaaccactgagccatctttagaGACCCAGAAGCTactgatctttttgttttgtttttcaagacagggtttctctgtgtagctttggagcttgtcctggagctcgttctgtagaccaggctggccttgaactcacagagattttttttttttttttttttttaaggatgaaaATAGACTTGGCACTGggcagtgctggcacatgcctttaatcccagcattcaggaggcagagccaggcggatctctgtgaatttgaggccagcctggtctacagagcgagatccaggacaggcaccaaaactacacagagaactctgtctggaaatacaaaaaaacaaaaacaaaaacaaacaaacaaacaaaaagtagcgTTGGCCTAGCAAGGGAGTTAAAGGATGACTAAACTGGGTGCTCACTCATAGTCCCAgctactggagaggctgagacaaaAGAACATAAAGCTGGAGTTAGACACCAACCTAGGTAACATAGTGAGATTCATCTCTGAAAGGAAGGGGAAGTGTGAAGAAAAGctgtgtagctagaattttctgTTCCACCAGCCAACTCCAAAATaactacacagaggcttattaactataaatgctcagctgatagcttaggcttgttactaactgcCTCTTACAActttaatccatatttcttatctgtgttctaccacatggcttacTACTTTTTAACATGGTATATTTATCTTGCTTCTCCCTACATCTCCTGGCGACTCTGCCCTCTTCATCCCTGAGCTCTCTGCCTGtctgcaagtcctgcctaacctctttctgactagctattggccatgtagctctttattaaaccagtgataacaacacatcttcacagtgtacaaaaggactATTCCATAgcagagctgagcatggtggtggtgcttGTAGTCCAGCATCCAGGGAGAGGGTAGAgtctttgaggccagccagggaggtGCACAGTAAGGCtgcttgaagaagaaaaaatgggGGGTTGTGTGTGACTAAAGATGTTGTATGGGCAGGGAGTCTAAGACAAGAAAGCTGCTGGGACTTGGTTGTGGGCCATCTTTGCTTGGAGGAATACTTGGGCAGGGTAGCTTTTTCTTGTCCCTAGGAATTGGTAGTGGGGATGTTTAGAGGATGTAGGTAGATGGAAGGGTTTCACAGTCTGTTTCATGGATCCTCTCGGTCTCTTTCAGAAACTGGGGATATTTATATCTGGGGCTGGAATGAGTCGGGGCAGCTGGCCCTGCCCACAAGGAGCCTGGCAGAGGACAAGAAGACAGTGAACGGGAAAGGTAAGGCCAATCTCCAGGATTCTTTACTGTGTGCTGGACAGTGAGCTGCAGGTCGCCGGAGCATGGCTCATCCTGGTAACTGTTGGGTACCACTCATTGCTGTGGGGAAGCTGGTGCCAGTTTTGGCACTGCACAACCCACAGGTCTGTTGAGGAAGGGGTGGGCACTGGCTCCGGGACTAGAGGAAGTGTTTAATAGAGCTACTTAGGAAGATGCAGTGTGTGGGTGGGGGTCATCTCCATGCCCCAATGTTAAACGTTATAACCATTCTAAAGCCGCAGAATTGGATGAAGGTTGTCTCAAAGGAGAGGAAGCAGCTGTGGCTGATGGTGGAGCTCCTGCCCCCTTCATAGCCATCCAGCCCTTCCCAGCTCTACTGGATCTTCCCATGGGCTCAGATGCCGTCAAGGCCAGCTGCGGATCCCGACACACAGCCGTGGTGACACGTGAGTAGGACAGGCTCAGGGTGGAGCAGTACTCCATCTCATTCTTTAGCTGGGGgctgcaaaaaacaaaactttgccTTGCCCCATCATTCACTTTATTATGCAGGCTTGTCTCACGCTCCTGGGCTCAAGCATTCTCTCAAGCATTCTCTCAGTAGCTGGGACTGTAGATTCATGCCACTGCACTCTCTGTCTGCTGGGGATTGGATCTCGGGCGTCTCGTGCTAAGCAAGCCAATTACTGAGCtacatttttaacaaaattacCATATTATAGCATCTTTCGATATATAGCTTTATGATCAGCTGCCTCACTTTCATGCTGGGCATGGTGTGGTACACTTATAAATTCTAATCCTtggactgaggtaggaagattggGCTATATAGTAGGACTGTTTAAAACTATCAatcaactaactaactaaataaataaaataaaaaggttactTGTGTATCTTTAACAGCTCCATAGCCTCAGACCCAATAGGTTCTTCCTTCTAGAAGGAAACCTGCCCAGTCTAGAGTGTGACTCCATGCACCGAGGTCAGTCGTTGATATTTAGAAGTTAAACTTTTTTAACTGGGTCCTTTACTACCACAGTTGCACATATCAGAATTACAGCATGTCATCAATGGCCTGTGAGGACCAAGTAGTATCTCGCCAGTAGCAGAACAGAAGTGCAGCTCCTTACTGTCTCTTTGGTTGCAGGAACAGGAGAACTCTATACCTGGGGCTGGGGTAAGTAAAAAGATTTTGTGATTCTTCCAAGGGGAAGAAGAACCTGAGATACAGAGCAGGCGACAAAAGCCACACAAACTAGTGGGGGTAGGAGCTTCAGCCTGGCGAATGGGAAGAGGACTGAGGAGCATGTCTCCCTTGGCTGGGGGCCAGACAGCAGAGGGAGGAGGTGCCTCTGACCATCTTGACATAGGTAGCAGGGAAACTAGGAGTCCCTGGCACCATCCTCAGCAGGTCGGTGGGTACAGCCCTACACAGCAGTCCGGGCTGGCTTCTGTCCGGAGGGAGAAGTAGCAGGGCCTATCAGAGAAAGGGGCTCGCTTCATTTTAGGTAAGTATGGACAGCTTGGccacaaggacagcagcagcttgGATCGACCCTGCCGTGTGGAATACTTTGCAGAAAAACAACTCGAAGTAAGGGCTGTCACCTGTGGACCCTGGAATACCTATGTGTAtgcaatggaaagagagaaaatctGATATGCCACTGATGGTGCCTGGGTGAGAATGAACTGTCATAAGCACATGCAAACATTAAGTTTAGAGACAAGGTCACACATCCCCCTGCCTTGAATTGAAGGtgcatgactttaaaaaaatcttcaagatagccaggcagcagtggcgcacacctttaatcccagcactcgggaggcagagccaggttaatctctgtgagttcaaggccagcctcgtctacagagcaagatccaggacaggcactaaaactacagagaaaccctgtctcaaaaaaaccaaaaaaacaaacaaaaaaattccccAAGATAAAGGCAAATCTTATGAAGCATGTATGAAAGAGttgaatgtatatataaatgtttatttttttggagcagtgccaggaattaaaaaaaaacaaacaaactcaagacCTTCTATGTGCTGGACAAGCATCTGAGCTTTTTACCCTAGGCCCAGAAGCTTTAATGGTTTTTGCAAAATGAGAAAATACCGAAACATGAAAATATGTGAATAAAATGGTATTTTACCCAAATGAGAAACTCTTCAGTGCTTTTTAGTTAATCAATAGACCAAACAACCATTGATTTGGAGAAAAAACAACATATAGTTTTTGAAAGGTAACTATATAcactttattttaatatatttaaaaggagAACATATATATTTGAGTAAACAGACAGCAAGCTGACACAGACAGACCAAGTTTGAAAGAGTCATTTAATGTGGTGACAGAACTAGcacaggcagagaataaataatagTGCTTTGGGAAGAGTAGTGATCTTCTGGATGTGACTGCAGGAACACTTCCTTTCAGATGTGCAAAGTTGCTGGCGTCCATGACAAATGACCCCCCATAGCCTCTCCATGTGGTTGTCAACTACAAGGAATAATAGAACTAGGCACAGTGAGCACAGGGGTGGAGCTGGGGGAAAACTCAACAGGTCAGACaagcatgtgtgttcacacacacacacttcataaagAGATTGCACTATACAAGCAACTCTTACTGCTACTCTTTGGCAGCAGGTCAAGCCATCTCAAATGCTGGAACACCAGAAATCCTCACTGGGATAGTGCGGGGCGACGGCCATAGGCCTCTGGGTAAAATCAAAGCTACCATAGCTACAGCATTAATTGAATGTCCctaaacatcaacaaaaaatttttttggtaAAGATGTTAATTGCTAAATCCAAGTCTACAAGACAGAATTGCTTGTCTCATACCCCAAGGCTGGGCAcaatcattttctcatttttcaataCAGTAATGTAGTAAGACAGACCCTTAATCATTCTTTAAGTAGAATTATGgggtagagaaaaagaaattaggtaCCAGATGTTAAAGTTTGTACTTAACAGTCATAACCAGACTTTTAAGTAAGGTGTCTCTGTGGACCTACTACACCTATGAAGGCTTCCCATCTGTTGTACTCACATCTTAAGTTAGGTACACACAGAACCTGCCCAAGGTGGTTTCAAACATACTCAAACTGCAGAAAAACTATAGTCACCCCTGTATAGTAAAGTCAGTCAGTCCAGTCTAGGCCTAGGGAGCCACAGCTGGCTAACTGGTCAAGGATTCTCAGGACTGGATGTTGGTTGAATTGAGGATTCGAGAAGTAGCATCAGATCTGGAAGCCTTTGAAAGTTCTCGCTGTTGAAAGATAAACAACATCAGTGGGAGCACTAGTGTATGCCCATCCACTCAGACGTGGTTAAGGTTAGCACGAAGCCCCCAGGGCAGTGTCCCAAGAGCTCCTAGCACAGCTGTGCTGGGAACAGACTGGGAAACTGAGCACCGTTCTGTTAGTCATGAcccagcacatgcacacagaggtcCCGCTCTCACCCTCAACCAGTCCAATCTTAGAACTTGAAGAGAAGCCCTTATTTCAGTTACTTGCATAGTTTAGCCAAGCAAGAAaccattgtttttggttttttcctctCCCTGTTGGGGACAGaaccccagggccttgcacatgctaagctcTGGTTTCTTGATCCCTTTGTAAAACAAGGGCCAGACCATTTATCTACCAATCCCGGGGGCTGAGGGCTTTGTAACCTGCTGGTGATTTGATCTCATGCTGGAGTACATGGTGGAGaagcagaggacagaacaagagaACAGAATGGTCACTGAGGAAGACGGGTTAGTCAGGTCAGCTGAGTGAGTGGCTTTGGTGCTGCCCCATGGAGTCTGTCAGCCATAGCTGCTGATGCAGAAGAAACCCTCCAGGCTTAGCCAGAGGTAGATGATGTGAAGGTACATTTAAGCCTCAAAATGGGCTTTggctgagcaagaaaaaaaaaaaaggaaaactggatCGTTCAGCAATCAGCCAACAAGAGTTCCATATACCCATTTCTCCTGATAGGAATACCACCACCCAGGTCACTGGGAAGAAGGGCCAGAACATGAAGAGTTTCAACATTCCAAACTGGCCACGCTCATTTTAGGTCTCACTCCCCTTCCCTGTGGCACTGAGGAGGCAGTCCCAGCTTTAATTTGGTGTCCCCGAAAGGGTTAAGGGGCAGCCTTCACCTCTCATTGGTGATACtgagggaagagaaagcagatgGTTAAGGGAAAGGCATTGCAGTTAGCAAGATGATAGACGGTAAGGACGGCTGTGGTGAGAAGGGCGTTTCAGTCTTCACACACATTAGCAGCAGCTCACTGGTAGAAGTGAGGAAGTGAGCGCAGGCCAGCCTATGTAGACAGACAGGGACGAAGCCCAGTGGGTTAGTAAGGTATATATATACTCCAGGAAATAACCAGCACACAGGCCAAGAGCCTCAGTATAAGCAGCACACAGCTGGGGTTCCCGTCCCCATTTGAGGGGGGCTTTACTCTTTCTAGCACATTCTAGACCTTTGATATCACAACTGGCGACAGGGGCCAggtattcttttataatttctttgtttttgtacaTAGGTacattatatgtacatacatatatgtgtatgtagataATCCTAGGTGGGGCTGAGAATCCAATTCAAGTCTGAACATGTTTTCTTGTTAGCCAGCACATCAGTCTACTGGACATAGAAACCAGATACTTATTTCTGAAGCCTGTAATAGGAATtcttggttggttgggttttttttgcttactgttgttttggtttggtttttatttaaggTTCTATGTTGATACAGCTGAGATTATGGGTTAGTGTAGTACTGTGCCCAGATGGGAatgaagccagcagatgacagaTCAGTTTGGAAAGGGGACGTGGGACATGCAGGGGTTGCCATACAGACCTGAAGCCCAACAGTGGAGCTGTCAGAGAGGGACGGGTCCTTCTAAGAACAAAGAATTAAGACAATTACCAAGAACTCCACCAAGAGAGCACCAGGGCAGTCATTAGCAGGTTACCTCCTGCAGCCAGGGAATGAACGGTACAGCTTACGCAGAAGATCCAGGTCAAATGTCTAGTTGCTGATATCAACTTCCTTCCTGTACACCTCCTTAAGCCACCCACACCCTACCATGATCAAGGCAGGAAAGGGATTCTCAGCCTTCAGGTCACTGTCCTGACTCAGTACCCTGGATGCCCTTGGGAAGATACCCGCTCTGCCAACTGTGTGCTCCCCAGAGACTGGTAGATATCAGAAAAGGTGAATTACCGAAAACTCAGAATAGGTGCTGGCAACAGACTTAATGCTGCAGTTGTGCTGGAGGGGGGTCGAGCCAGAGTACCCACCGCTCAGGATGCTGCCATTGAGCTCCATGTTCTCCTTGTTGGCCCTGAGCCGGGCAGCTCTAGGTGTTTTCTTTCCAGAACACATAGAAGTGACTACTGACTGCAGAGAAGAAAGATATCCGTGTTATCTATCACCCTAGAATGATGGACTCACCCAAAACCTGATGCTGCATTCATGTtactcatgtctataatcctacaTTTCTGGCTG
The sequence above is drawn from the Peromyscus leucopus breed LL Stock chromosome 1, UCI_PerLeu_2.1, whole genome shotgun sequence genome and encodes:
- the Rccd1 gene encoding RCC1 domain-containing protein 1 isoform X1 — translated: MAKERHGTWFGFGFCGFGQVLGSGNGRHSVYSPEPLCAGDDVCRVSPSWSYTALVSRGGRVELSGSVSASASGCRDAWASEELLVVLREDEEGGSGTELQAWTPGSALQGEPLWVQNLVSGAEDQGEDEPSSEARAGTLPLLPGAHAYVNRQPPFYQPLAPELQVRQLELGAEHVLLLCEAGQVFSWGGGRHGQLGHGTLEAEPEPRLLEALQGLRMAEVAAGGWHSVCVSETGDIYIWGWNESGQLALPTRSLAEDKKTVNGKAAELDEGCLKGEEAAVADGGAPAPFIAIQPFPALLDLPMGSDAVKASCGSRHTAVVTREEEPEIQSRRQKPHKLVGVGASAWRMGRGLRSMSPLAGGQTAEGGGASDHLDIGSRETRSPWHHPQQVGGYSPTQQSGLASVRREK
- the Rccd1 gene encoding RCC1 domain-containing protein 1 isoform X3; this encodes MAKERHGTWFGFGFCGFGQVLGSGNGRHSVYSPEPLCAGDDVCRVSPSWSYTALVSRGGRVELSGSVSASASGCRDAWASEELLVVLREDEEGGSGTELQAWTPGSALQGEPLWVQNLVSGAEDQGEDEPSSEARAGTLPLLPGAHAYVNRQPPFYQPLAPELQVRQLELGAEHVLLLCEAGQVFSWGGGRHGQLGHGTLEAEPEPRLLEALQGLRMAEVAAGGWHSVCVSETGDIYIWGWNESGQLALPTRSLAEDKKTVNGKAAELDEGCLKGEEAAVADGGAPAPFIAIQPFPALLDLPMGSDAVKASCGSRHTAVVTRELYTWGWGKYGQLGHKDSSSLDRPCRVEYFAEKQLEVRAVTCGPWNTYVYAMEREKI
- the Rccd1 gene encoding RCC1 domain-containing protein 1 isoform X2, with translation MAKERHGTWFGFGFCGFGQVLGSGNGRHSVYSPEPLCAGDDVCRVSPSWSYTALVSRGGRVELSGSVSASASGCRDAWASEELLVVLREDEEGGSGTELQAWTPGSALQGEPLWVQNLVSGAEDQGEDEPSSEARAGTLPLLPGAHAYVNRQPPFYQPLAPELQVRQLELGAEHVLLLCEAGQVFSWGGGRHGQLGHGTLEAEPEPRLLEALQGLRMAEVAAGGWHSVCVSETGDIYIWGWNESGQLALPTRSLAEDKKTVNGKAAELDEGCLKGEEAAVADGGAPAPFIAIQPFPALLDLPMGSDAVKASCGSRHTAVVTRTGELYTWGWGKYGQLGHKDSSSLDRPCRVEYFAEKQLEVRAVTCGPWNTYVYAMEREKI